Sequence from the Nitrosopumilus sp. genome:
TCTTGTATGTCTTGCAGGATTTATGAGGATAATTAGTCCTGAATTTGTAAAGAAATACAAAAATAGAATTATCAACATTCATCCTGCATTATTACCAGCATTTCCAGGATTAGATTCCCAAAAACAAGCATTAGAATATGGATCCAAAGTTTCAGGATGTACAGTTCATTTTGTAGACACAGGAATGGATACAGGACCCGTAATTATTCAAGCAACAGTAAAAATTAATGAAAAAGATACAGAAGAGTCATTATCTAAAAAAATCCTAAAAGAAGAACATCGAATTTATCCTGAAGCAGTAAATTTGTTTGCACGAAAAAAAATCAGAGTTTCAGGTAGAAAAACAATCATAGGTTAAGAGTCAGGGCCGCCAAAAAAATACAATACTTTGAGTTCTTTTGTATTTCCATGAAAAAAATGTTCAACATCTTTAGCTACAAAAAATAGTTTATCTTTTGAAACTTTGTAATCTTTATCTTTAATTCGTAAAAATCCATTTCCGGAAATAATGTAATAAACTTCATCACTATCATGAGGAGTTTGAGTATCTTCTTCTCCAGGTTTTAAAACTAAAATTCCTGCAGCTAAACTATATTTATTTATAAAAGTATGAAAATAAGAACTACTGTTTTTGATTTTTTTGAGATATGTATCTAAATCATACTCTAGTTTCAATTTTATTCAGCAGCTACGGTGTATGTTTTTCTTTGAGGATCAGCACTCATAAAAGAATGTCCAGTTGGATGAATTTTTTCATGTTCAGGACTTTGATGCATTTTGATGAAAGTCTCTTTACTCTCATGCTCTACCAAAATTCTATAACTTCCGTCAGAAGATTTTAAGAATTTTCTTGAAATGAATCCTGGAAAACCAGACAAAACTTTGTTTGATTCTGCAAACCATTTTTTGAAATCTTCTTCAGCCCCATCTTTGAGTTGAATATCTGCAATCATTACAAACATGACATGACTAGAAAAATTACCATTTAATTTCTTTTCTAAGATTTCCACAAAGAATTCCAAGAATTAAATATCTACAAATCAAAAACAGAGTATGGTAGGAGTAAAAATAGATGGTAAAATCATTGCCCAATCAGTCAAAGAAAGAGTCAAAAAAGCCACAGAGGAGTTAAAAAATCAAGGAATAATGCCTTGTTTAGCCACAGTTTTGGTGGGAGACAATCCAGCTTCTGCAACATATGTGAGAAACAAACACAAAGCATGTGAAGAAGTAGGAATAATAACTAAAGATCATAAACTAGATGCAAATATCACACAGTCAGATTTAACAAAAATTATTGATGAGTTAAATGCAGATAACTCAGTACATGGAATTTTGGTTCAATTACCACTACCAAATCAATTAGATGAGTTTGCAACCATTTCAAGAATTTCACCTCTAAAAGACGTTGATGGTCTAACTCCACATAATGCAGGATTGCTCGGAATGAAAAAAGCAGCACTTGTTGCATGTACTCCATCAGGAGTAATGGAAATGTTTGACTATCACAATATTGATTTGGAAGGAAAAAACGTAGTTTTGATAAACAGAAGTAATCTTGTGGGAAAGCCACTATATCATTTGTTACTAGAAAAAAATGCGACAGTTCAAACATGTCATTCAAAAACCAAAAATCTAACTGAATTATGTCAAGCAGCAGATATCATAATTACAGCAGTCGGAGATAGAACCAAATTCAAATTGACATCTGAAATGATAAAAGAAGGAGCAGTGGTAATTGATGTAGCAATTTCAAGATTTCAAGAAAAATTGGTAGGAGATGCAGATTATGATGAGATTATTCAAAAGGCATCTTTTGCATCGCCAGTTCCAGGGGGAGTTGGACCTATGACAGTTGCAATGCTGTTAAAAAATACAATCACAGCAGCGTCATTGAGTAGTCAAATTGGAAAATAATCCAGAAAAAGAATCTCTCAGAAATCTTCTATTAGAGAAGAGAGACAACACATCATTTGATTTAATGAAGATTGCAAGTGAGAAGATC
This genomic interval carries:
- a CDS encoding bifunctional 5,10-methylenetetrahydrofolate dehydrogenase/5,10-methenyltetrahydrofolate cyclohydrolase — its product is MVGVKIDGKIIAQSVKERVKKATEELKNQGIMPCLATVLVGDNPASATYVRNKHKACEEVGIITKDHKLDANITQSDLTKIIDELNADNSVHGILVQLPLPNQLDEFATISRISPLKDVDGLTPHNAGLLGMKKAALVACTPSGVMEMFDYHNIDLEGKNVVLINRSNLVGKPLYHLLLEKNATVQTCHSKTKNLTELCQAADIIITAVGDRTKFKLTSEMIKEGAVVIDVAISRFQEKLVGDADYDEIIQKASFASPVPGGVGPMTVAMLLKNTITAASLSSQIGK
- a CDS encoding cupin domain-containing protein → MKLEYDLDTYLKKIKNSSSYFHTFINKYSLAAGILVLKPGEEDTQTPHDSDEVYYIISGNGFLRIKDKDYKVSKDKLFFVAKDVEHFFHGNTKELKVLYFFGGPDS
- a CDS encoding antibiotic biosynthesis monooxygenase — translated: MFVMIADIQLKDGAEEDFKKWFAESNKVLSGFPGFISRKFLKSSDGSYRILVEHESKETFIKMHQSPEHEKIHPTGHSFMSADPQRKTYTVAAE
- the purN gene encoding phosphoribosylglycinamide formyltransferase gives rise to the protein MLNLGILISGRGSNMESILKAIKKKKIPINPAIVISNKPDAKGLKIAQKIGVPVEIVESKGFKGTRAEYDKKIISTLTKYGVTPRNGLVCLAGFMRIISPEFVKKYKNRIINIHPALLPAFPGLDSQKQALEYGSKVSGCTVHFVDTGMDTGPVIIQATVKINEKDTEESLSKKILKEEHRIYPEAVNLFARKKIRVSGRKTIIG